The following coding sequences lie in one Vanessa atalanta chromosome 1, ilVanAtal1.2, whole genome shotgun sequence genomic window:
- the LOC125077008 gene encoding deoxyribodipyrimidine photo-lyase isoform X1, whose protein sequence is MISGSKRTVVTVSNVSTAAKKAKNLTHANIDIDNIKNDIQKKREDTAESILNFSFNKKRLRIVSQEQMVADDCEGIVYWMSRDSRVQDNWAFLFAQKLALKNKVPLHVCFCLIAKYLDASVRQFDFLLKGLEQVAEECNKLNISFHLLEGSGGEVLPQWVLDHKIGAVVCDFNPLRVPLGWLEDAKRKLKKDVPLIQVDAHNVVPCWVASDKQEYSARTIRNKITSKLEEFLTEFPPVIKHPYTSKFKPEPIDWEEAIKSREADETVKPVDWATPGYEYALQVLKSFIDKRLKIYATKRNDPTQNALSNLSPWFHFGQISVQRVALCVQEYKSKHTESVNAFLEEAIVRRELADNFCFYCKHYDSIEGASAWAQKTLNDHKLDKRAHIYKLEQLSQAITHDDLWNAAQIQMMEEGKMHGFLRMYWCKKILEWSETPEQALECAIYLNDHYSIDGRDPSGYVGCMWSICGIHDQGWAERAIFGKIRYMNYEGCKRKFDVATFVQRYARKTTSESEPLGNHWTDFDENVCVLKLVVT, encoded by the exons atgatTAGCGGTTCTAAGAGAACTGTTGTTACCGTTTCAAATGTATCTACAGCAGCAAAGAAGGCCAAAAACTTAACACATGCTAATATTGATATCGATAATATTAAGAACGACATACAGAAAAAGCGGGAAGATACCGCGGAGTCAATTTTgaactttagttttaataagAAGCGCTTAAGAATAGTTTCACAAGAACAGATGGTCGCTGATGATTGTGAGGGCATTGTGTATTGGATGTCTCGCGATAGCAGAGTACAAGATAATTGGGCATTTTTGTTCGCGCAAAAGCTGGcgcttaaaaataaagtacctCTTCATGTATGTTTCTGCTTAATAGCAAAATATTTAGATGCTTCGGTGAGGCAGTTTGATTTCCTATTAAAAG GACTTGAACAAGTAGCAGAAGAATGCAACAAACTAAACATATCATTTCACTTGCTAGAAGGTAGTGGCGGTGAAGTCTTACCACAATGGGTTTTAGATCACAAAATTGGTGCTGTAGTTTGCGACTTCAACCCATTAAGAGTACCACTGGGTTGGCTCGAAGATGCTAAAAGGAAACTGAAAAAAGATGTACCATTAATACAA GTGGATGCTCATAATGTTGTTCCATGCTGGGTTGCATCAGATAAGCAGGAATATTCAGCAAGGACTATAAGGAACAAAATTACATCTAAACTTGAGGAGTTTCTCACAGAATTTCCGCCTGTTATTAAACACCCTTATACCAGTAAATTTAAGCCTGag CCAATAGACTGGGAAGAAGCAATAAAATCAAGAGAGGCAGATGAGACTGTGAAGCCAGTAGACTGGGCAACTCCTGGCTATGAATACGCACTGCAGGTTTTGAAGAGTTTCATTGATAAACGTCTAAAAATATATGCTACAAAGAGGAATGACCCGACACAAAATGCCCTTAGTAATTTGTCACCTTGGTTTCATTTtg GTCAAATATCAGTACAAAGAGTAGCCCTCTGTGTACaagaatataaatcaaaacataccgAGAGTGTAAATGCATTCCTCGAGGAAGCAATAGTCAGACGTGAACTAGCCGACAATTTCTGTTTCTACTGCAAACACTATGATAGTATTGAGGGAGCCAGTGCATGGGCACAGAAGACACTTAATGATCACAA ATTGGATAAAAGAGCGCACATTTATAAACTGGAACAACTATCACAAGCCATTACTCATGATGATCTGTGGAACGCGGCCCAGATACAAATGATGGAGGAAGGAAAAATGCATGGATTTTTACGAATGTACTGGTGTAAGAAAATTTTGGAATGGTCGGAGACACCTGAACAGGCTCTAGAATgtgctatatatttaaatgaccaTTACAGTATTGATGGCAGGGATCCCAGTGGTTATGTAG GGTGCATGTGGTCGATATGCGGTATCCACGACCAGGGCTGGGCGGAGCGCGCCATTTTCGGAAAGATTCGTTACATGAACTACGAAGGATGCAAGCGCAAGTTCGATGTGGCGACCTTCGTGCAGCGATACGCCCGAAAGACGA cgAGCGAGTCCGAGCCCCTCGGAAACCACTGGACTGATTTCGATGAaaatgtttgtgttttaaaGCTTGTGGTTACTTAG
- the LOC125064336 gene encoding PRL-1 phosphatase gives MKQKDIRPAPSLIEYKNMRFLITDRPSDVTIQGYLQELRKHNVCTVVRVCEPSYDTAPLKAEGIEVRDLAYDDGTFPPANVVDDWFEILRDKAANKPEAAVAVHCVAGLGRAPVMVAIALIELGMKYEEAVETIRDQRRGAINAKQLSYLEKYRPKSRLKKNGHKNSCCVQ, from the exons ATGAAGCAGAAGGACATCAGGCCGGCGCCGTCTCTCATTGAGTACAAGAACATGCGCTTCCTCATCACCGACCGACCATCGGATGTCACCATCCAAGGCTACTTACAg GAGCTGAGGAAGCATAACGTGTGCACCGTGGTCCGCGTGTGTGAACCGAGCTACGACACGGCGCCGCTGAAGGCGGAGGGCATCGAGGTGCGCGACCTGGCGTACGACGATGGAACCTTCCCGCCCGCTAACGTCGTCGACGACTGGTTCGAGATCCTTCGCGATAA AGCGGCGAACAAGCCGGAGGCGGCGGTGGCGGTGCACTGCGTGGCGGGACTGGGCCGCGCGCCCGTCATGGTCGCCATCGCGCTCATCGAGCTCGGCATGAAGTACGAGGAGGCCGTCGAAACCATCCGAGA CCAGCGTCGTGGTGCAATCAACGCCAAGCAGCTCTCGTACCTGGAGAAGTACAGGCCGAAGTCGCGTCTCAAGAAGAACGGGCACAAGAACTCGTGTTGCGTGCAGTAG
- the LOC125077008 gene encoding deoxyribodipyrimidine photo-lyase isoform X2 codes for MISGSKRTVVTVSNVSTAAKKAKNLTHANIDIDNIKNDIQKKREDTAESILNFSFNKKRLRIVSQEQMVADDCEGIVYWMSRDSRVQDNWAFLFAQKLALKNKVPLHVCFCLIAKYLDASVRQFDFLLKGLEQVAEECNKLNISFHLLEGSGGEVLPQWVLDHKIGAVVCDFNPLRVPLGWLEDAKRKLKKDVPLIQVDAHNVVPCWVASDKQEYSARTIRNKITSKLEEFLTEFPPVIKHPYTSKFKPEPIDWEEAIKSREADETVKPVDWATPGYEYALQVLKSFIDKRLKIYATKRNDPTQNALSNLSPWFHFGQISVQRVALCVQEYKSKHTESVNAFLEEAIVRRELADNFCFYCKHYDSIEGASAWAQKTLNDHKLDKRAHIYKLEQLSQAITHDDLWNAAQIQMMEEGKMHGFLRMYWCKKILEWSETPEQALECAIYLNDHYSIDGRDPSGYVGCMWSICGIHDQGWAERAIFGKIRYMNYEGCKRKFDVATFVQRYARKTRPEKNIGYFFSRKISGEQSSR; via the exons atgatTAGCGGTTCTAAGAGAACTGTTGTTACCGTTTCAAATGTATCTACAGCAGCAAAGAAGGCCAAAAACTTAACACATGCTAATATTGATATCGATAATATTAAGAACGACATACAGAAAAAGCGGGAAGATACCGCGGAGTCAATTTTgaactttagttttaataagAAGCGCTTAAGAATAGTTTCACAAGAACAGATGGTCGCTGATGATTGTGAGGGCATTGTGTATTGGATGTCTCGCGATAGCAGAGTACAAGATAATTGGGCATTTTTGTTCGCGCAAAAGCTGGcgcttaaaaataaagtacctCTTCATGTATGTTTCTGCTTAATAGCAAAATATTTAGATGCTTCGGTGAGGCAGTTTGATTTCCTATTAAAAG GACTTGAACAAGTAGCAGAAGAATGCAACAAACTAAACATATCATTTCACTTGCTAGAAGGTAGTGGCGGTGAAGTCTTACCACAATGGGTTTTAGATCACAAAATTGGTGCTGTAGTTTGCGACTTCAACCCATTAAGAGTACCACTGGGTTGGCTCGAAGATGCTAAAAGGAAACTGAAAAAAGATGTACCATTAATACAA GTGGATGCTCATAATGTTGTTCCATGCTGGGTTGCATCAGATAAGCAGGAATATTCAGCAAGGACTATAAGGAACAAAATTACATCTAAACTTGAGGAGTTTCTCACAGAATTTCCGCCTGTTATTAAACACCCTTATACCAGTAAATTTAAGCCTGag CCAATAGACTGGGAAGAAGCAATAAAATCAAGAGAGGCAGATGAGACTGTGAAGCCAGTAGACTGGGCAACTCCTGGCTATGAATACGCACTGCAGGTTTTGAAGAGTTTCATTGATAAACGTCTAAAAATATATGCTACAAAGAGGAATGACCCGACACAAAATGCCCTTAGTAATTTGTCACCTTGGTTTCATTTtg GTCAAATATCAGTACAAAGAGTAGCCCTCTGTGTACaagaatataaatcaaaacataccgAGAGTGTAAATGCATTCCTCGAGGAAGCAATAGTCAGACGTGAACTAGCCGACAATTTCTGTTTCTACTGCAAACACTATGATAGTATTGAGGGAGCCAGTGCATGGGCACAGAAGACACTTAATGATCACAA ATTGGATAAAAGAGCGCACATTTATAAACTGGAACAACTATCACAAGCCATTACTCATGATGATCTGTGGAACGCGGCCCAGATACAAATGATGGAGGAAGGAAAAATGCATGGATTTTTACGAATGTACTGGTGTAAGAAAATTTTGGAATGGTCGGAGACACCTGAACAGGCTCTAGAATgtgctatatatttaaatgaccaTTACAGTATTGATGGCAGGGATCCCAGTGGTTATGTAG GGTGCATGTGGTCGATATGCGGTATCCACGACCAGGGCTGGGCGGAGCGCGCCATTTTCGGAAAGATTCGTTACATGAACTACGAAGGATGCAAGCGCAAGTTCGATGTGGCGACCTTCGTGCAGCGATACGCCCGAAAGACGA GACCAGAGAAgaatataggctactttttctCCCGGAAAATCTCAGGAGAGCAAAGCAGCAGGTAA
- the LOC125077008 gene encoding deoxyribodipyrimidine photo-lyase isoform X3, with product MISGSKRTVVTVSNVSTAAKKAKNLTHANIDIDNIKNDIQKKREDTAESILNFSFNKKRLRIVSQEQMVADDCEGIVYWMSRDSRVQDNWAFLFAQKLALKNKVPLHVCFCLIAKYLDASVRQFDFLLKGLEQVAEECNKLNISFHLLEGSGGEVLPQWVLDHKIGAVVCDFNPLRVPLGWLEDAKRKLKKDVPLIQVDAHNVVPCWVASDKQEYSARTIRNKITSKLEEFLTEFPPVIKHPYTSKFKPEPIDWEEAIKSREADETVKPVDWATPGYEYALQVLKSFIDKRLKIYATKRNDPTQNALSNLSPWFHFGQISVQRVALCVQEYKSKHTESVNAFLEEAIVRRELADNFCFYCKHYDSIEGASAWAQKTLNDHKLDKRAHIYKLEQLSQAITHDDLWNAAQIQMMEEGKMHGFLRMYWCKKILEWSETPEQALECAIYLNDHYSIDGRDPSGYVGCMWSICGIHDQGWAERAIFGKIRYMNYEGCKRKFDVATFVQRYARKTNKQVQNNSSIVL from the exons atgatTAGCGGTTCTAAGAGAACTGTTGTTACCGTTTCAAATGTATCTACAGCAGCAAAGAAGGCCAAAAACTTAACACATGCTAATATTGATATCGATAATATTAAGAACGACATACAGAAAAAGCGGGAAGATACCGCGGAGTCAATTTTgaactttagttttaataagAAGCGCTTAAGAATAGTTTCACAAGAACAGATGGTCGCTGATGATTGTGAGGGCATTGTGTATTGGATGTCTCGCGATAGCAGAGTACAAGATAATTGGGCATTTTTGTTCGCGCAAAAGCTGGcgcttaaaaataaagtacctCTTCATGTATGTTTCTGCTTAATAGCAAAATATTTAGATGCTTCGGTGAGGCAGTTTGATTTCCTATTAAAAG GACTTGAACAAGTAGCAGAAGAATGCAACAAACTAAACATATCATTTCACTTGCTAGAAGGTAGTGGCGGTGAAGTCTTACCACAATGGGTTTTAGATCACAAAATTGGTGCTGTAGTTTGCGACTTCAACCCATTAAGAGTACCACTGGGTTGGCTCGAAGATGCTAAAAGGAAACTGAAAAAAGATGTACCATTAATACAA GTGGATGCTCATAATGTTGTTCCATGCTGGGTTGCATCAGATAAGCAGGAATATTCAGCAAGGACTATAAGGAACAAAATTACATCTAAACTTGAGGAGTTTCTCACAGAATTTCCGCCTGTTATTAAACACCCTTATACCAGTAAATTTAAGCCTGag CCAATAGACTGGGAAGAAGCAATAAAATCAAGAGAGGCAGATGAGACTGTGAAGCCAGTAGACTGGGCAACTCCTGGCTATGAATACGCACTGCAGGTTTTGAAGAGTTTCATTGATAAACGTCTAAAAATATATGCTACAAAGAGGAATGACCCGACACAAAATGCCCTTAGTAATTTGTCACCTTGGTTTCATTTtg GTCAAATATCAGTACAAAGAGTAGCCCTCTGTGTACaagaatataaatcaaaacataccgAGAGTGTAAATGCATTCCTCGAGGAAGCAATAGTCAGACGTGAACTAGCCGACAATTTCTGTTTCTACTGCAAACACTATGATAGTATTGAGGGAGCCAGTGCATGGGCACAGAAGACACTTAATGATCACAA ATTGGATAAAAGAGCGCACATTTATAAACTGGAACAACTATCACAAGCCATTACTCATGATGATCTGTGGAACGCGGCCCAGATACAAATGATGGAGGAAGGAAAAATGCATGGATTTTTACGAATGTACTGGTGTAAGAAAATTTTGGAATGGTCGGAGACACCTGAACAGGCTCTAGAATgtgctatatatttaaatgaccaTTACAGTATTGATGGCAGGGATCCCAGTGGTTATGTAG GGTGCATGTGGTCGATATGCGGTATCCACGACCAGGGCTGGGCGGAGCGCGCCATTTTCGGAAAGATTCGTTACATGAACTACGAAGGATGCAAGCGCAAGTTCGATGTGGCGACCTTCGTGCAGCGATACGCCCGAAAGACGA ATAAGCAAGTGCAGAATAACAGTTCAATTGTATTATGA